The following are encoded together in the Pseudomonadota bacterium genome:
- a CDS encoding glycerol-3-phosphate acyltransferase, with the protein MPALTTTWLLAAAGAAAFAYALGSVNFSLVAARLLGHGDLRRHGSGNAGATNLARVAGKTAAMTVLALDIARGAAVIFAASALGLDPLSPLAAIPLLLGNMFPVFHGFRGGKGVAAAVGAMLVVSPFTVFAGGVFFFIAFAAFRIVSLGSICMMLTYPVSAYLLGGNGFDVCAAGALALLIVVSHRKNIARLVAGNGPRFGKSATPPGETPP; encoded by the coding sequence ATGCCCGCGCTCACGACAACCTGGCTCCTCGCGGCGGCAGGCGCAGCCGCCTTCGCCTACGCGCTGGGATCCGTGAACTTTTCGCTCGTCGCGGCGCGGCTCCTCGGCCACGGAGACCTGCGGAGGCACGGGAGCGGCAACGCCGGCGCGACGAACCTCGCCCGGGTCGCCGGCAAGACTGCGGCGATGACGGTGCTCGCGCTCGACATCGCCCGCGGCGCGGCCGTGATCTTCGCCGCCTCGGCCCTGGGCCTCGATCCGCTCTCGCCGCTCGCCGCGATCCCGCTCCTCCTCGGCAACATGTTCCCGGTGTTCCACGGCTTCCGCGGCGGCAAGGGGGTCGCCGCGGCCGTGGGCGCGATGCTGGTCGTCTCCCCGTTCACCGTCTTCGCGGGCGGCGTCTTCTTCTTCATCGCGTTCGCGGCTTTCCGGATCGTCTCCCTCGGCTCGATCTGCATGATGCTGACCTACCCCGTCTCGGCCTACCTGTTGGGCGGCAACGGCTTCGACGTGTGCGCCGCAGGCGCGCTCGCCCTGCTCATCGTCGTGTCGCACCGCAAGAACATCGCGCGGCTGGTCGCCGGCAACGGGCCGAGGTTCGGCAAGAGCGCCACGCCGCCCGGGGAGACCCCGCCGTGA